The Falco rusticolus isolate bFalRus1 chromosome 4, bFalRus1.pri, whole genome shotgun sequence genome includes the window GCTTGTAACGTGTCACACAACCTAGTGATTCCAAGGAATGAGAGGAGAAATGGATATccaaagaaaagtgaaaaaagttGGTGTGTTCTGTCATgtcccaccccctcccccaactttttaatgagaagaaaacctCCCAAACACCTGACTTCTGCTGTATTGAAGAGTCAGCACCTTACCTCTTGCCTCCTGTTCCTTAGAAACAAAGTGGATGGGAAACTCTGCCAAACTCAGACCCTACATAGGTGCAAAAACATTGATAAAGAATGGAGAACTGATGCCTTTCACTTCAGCAAACCGATCTGTCTGTCCTTCTGTGCCCTGCTTTATCACGGTCCCATCATCCCGTCCCCCCCAAAGCCCCACCAAGACCTTTGATCTATAGGGCTTAGAATAGGGGCACTTAACACCTATTGCCCTCTAGATGAGCTTCATGCAATCGACCTATATGAAATATCTGAACTGCCTCATGAGAGCGAAGAGTTCAACAGTTACTAGAAGTACTTAACTGCTCATCTAATTAAGATACTTATTTTAAGGTGTATCTTAAACTGGATATATTTATCTTGGGCTTTTGCATGTGTAAGAAATCAGGCTTCTTTTTGGTGGGGGCTGGCAAATGGGTGCAGGAAACTTCTAGCAAAACCAACCTTGCCACTGCTATAAATTTGGTTGCAAACAGACTTGCAAAACACGTGGTTGGCTTAAGATCTGCAGACATAAGCCAAATCTCAAGTAAGTGGGAGGGAATGAGAGGTTTGTGAGCTcccttttaagaaaataagggGGGGAAAATGGCAATTGGACTAACAGATGTTTGTTTGAATCCAGAACTTCTCTGCACATCTGTCTAGAGTGcttggttgttggttttgttttggtttgttggggggttttttcctgcactATGGTAATCCCTCTGGCATCTAACAGTTTTCACCTACCTACCCAGTGTTAGCAGCTGCAACCCTGAAAGTATATGATTTGTATActctgaaggagaaaatgctGTCTTAATGATGTTGCAGTTAATGAgatcttcaaaaataaataaatacaaattctaGCATATATGGAGCTCCACATGCGGAAGGCTGGGGCAGAAGTGTTGTATGTGTGACAAGCTGTCTTCTAATGTTCTGTTTTCAATGTGGCTCTGCCAAACCCTTTAGGAACACTGTTTGTACAAGGGATAAATTCCATGTAAAGACAGAACGCAGACATGAAAAGAGGAACACCTCAGATTTGGTGCAGCCAAGCATTTTACACAGCATCTCTCACTATGTGAGCAATGACAcaattttctccttctcttAAGGCAATAAACCTGACCTCAAGATGTCAGAGGAAGAAGattcttttctgaatgttaaaAGATCCTTGAAAAAGAGAATGGTGAAACACAGCACTCCAGTGGACTCAATGTTTTCAAGAACAATGACATCTCTTACAGATCTGACAAGTCAGTCAGTTGAGGACCAAGGTGCCAGTAAGACAGTTTATGGAACTCCAGTGCCAAAATCAAATCTAAGCAGACCATTAGCTCAAGTATCGTTAGTACGTGTTGAAGCATACATCCCTCGTACATCCCCGAAAAGGCTTTCAACAGTGTTTGACTGGCAAGAAGTGAACAGAGAGATAAGTCAAAGCTCTCAGGCTGCGTTTTCTAGAAGGAGGCTTTCCACGGTGTTGGCCTCTGAATCAAATGAAGAGTCAAGTGACAACGTTGTCCCAAACATGGAAACTCAAGCTGTCACTGAAGTATCTCAGGCACATGCAGTAACTCCTGAGAGTGGACCTTCATGGCTTGTTAGTGGAATACCAGGGATAAAAGATCTCCCAATAAGAAAaaccaggaagaa containing:
- the LOC119147638 gene encoding coiled-coil domain-containing protein 201-like isoform X2 translates to MSEEEDSFLNVKRSLKKRMVKHSTPVDSMFSRTMTSLTDLTSQSVEDQGASKTVYGTPVPKSNLSRPLAQVSLVRVEAYIPRTSPKRLSTVFDWQEVNREISQSSQAAFSRRRLSTVLASESNEESSDNVVPNMETQAVTEVSQAHAVTPESGPSWLVSGIPGIKDLPIRKTRKKKTDKALVREKEREWVLRQLKNIEEATEHELTIEEA
- the LOC119147638 gene encoding coiled-coil domain-containing protein 201-like isoform X1 — its product is MKLDHLRSRRRYQREAGRSGNKPDLKMSEEEDSFLNVKRSLKKRMVKHSTPVDSMFSRTMTSLTDLTSQSVEDQGASKTVYGTPVPKSNLSRPLAQVSLVRVEAYIPRTSPKRLSTVFDWQEVNREISQSSQAAFSRRRLSTVLASESNEESSDNVVPNMETQAVTEVSQAHAVTPESGPSWLVSGIPGIKDLPIRKTRKKKTDKALVREKEREWVLRQLKNIEEATEHELTIEEA